One genomic window of Coffea eugenioides isolate CCC68of chromosome 1, Ceug_1.0, whole genome shotgun sequence includes the following:
- the LOC113782256 gene encoding pentatricopeptide repeat-containing protein At1g33350 translates to MVHSQIESSGFGKYPVVETALLDAYSRFSADIQIARKLFDGMSERTVVTWTAMISGYTRVGQIGNAILLFEEMSECERDPPFWNSIIAGCTQNGLFSEAISFFRRMVLEENMSRRNRPDQVTVLCALSACGHSGLLQLGKSIHGYVYRNSLSLNKFVSNALVDVYGKCGSLKEARRVFDQTQNPTLTSWNSMINCYALHGKSESAISVFEEMLECADQVEPDGVTFVGLLNACTHVGLVEQGRHYYDMMVQRYGIEPKIEHYGCLIDLLGRAGQFDEAFKVISGMKIVPDEVVWGSLLNGCKIHGRPDLAEFAVKKLIEIDPNNGGYVAMLATLYGAMGKWDEARELRKMLMEQNAYKTPGCSWIELDNQVHQFYSVDKSHPRTEEIYAVLQCLADSY, encoded by the coding sequence ATGGTGCATTCCCAGATAGAAAGTTCTGGTTTCGGGAAATACCCAGTTGTGGAAACTGCTCTTTTGGACGCATACTCAAGGTTTTCAGCGGATATTCAGATTGCCCGGAAGCTGTTTGATGGAATGTCTGAAAGAACTGTTGTCACGTGGACTGCTATGATCTCGGGCTATACTAGAGTTGGACAGATTGGGAATGCGATTTTGTTGTTTGAAGAAATGTCTGAGTGTGAAAGAGATCCGCCATTTTGGAATTCTATTATTGCAGGGTGCACGCAGAATGGGTTGTTTTCAGAGGCTATTTCATTCTTTAGGAGGATGGTTCTGGAGGAAAACATGAGTAGAAGGAATAGGCCTGATCAGGTTACAGTTTTGTGTGCACTTTCGGCATGTGGGCATAGTGGATTGCTACAGCTTGGGAAATCTATTCATGGTTATGTGTATAGGAATAGTCTAAGTTTGAATAAGTTCGTTTCCAATGCCTTGGTTGATGTGTATGGGAAATGTGGGAGCTTGAAAGAGGCAAGGAGAGTTTTTGATCAGACTCAGAATCCAACTTTAACATCTTGGAATTCTATGATAAATTGTTATGCTCTGCATGGTAAAAGTGAGAGTGCTATTAGTGTTTTTGAGGAGATGTTGGAGTGTGCGGATCAAGTAGAACCAGATGGAGTGACTTTTGTTGGGCTATTAAATGCTTGTACTCATGTAGGATTGGTTGAACAAGGGCGTCATTATTATGACATGATGGTTCAAAGGTATGGAATTGAACCTAAAATTGAGCACTATGGTTGTTTAATTGATCTTCTTGGACGAGCTGGTCAATTTGATGAAGCTTTCAAAGTTATATCTGGAATGAAGATTGTGCCTGATGAGGTTGTCTGGGGTTCTTTGCTCAATGGATGTAAGATTCATGGGCGACCTGATTTGGCTGAATTTGCTGTGAAGAAGTTGATTGAGATTGATCCCAATAATGGTGGTTATGTCGCAATGTTGGCAACCTTATATGGGGCAATGGGCAAGTGGGATGAGGCCCGAGAGTTGAGGAAGATGCTTATGGAGCAAAATGCCTATAAGACACCTGGTTGCAGTTGGATTGAGCTTGATAATCAAGTTCACCAATTCTATAGTGTTGATAAATCACATCCTAGAACAGAGGAGATTTATGCAGTTTTGCAATGTCTGGCGGATTCATACTGA